In Streptomyces sp. NBC_00483, a single window of DNA contains:
- a CDS encoding chemotaxis protein CheB: MNRASSANARDYRAVVVVASSAGGVEGLRTLLGGLDPELPVTVLVAQHLRRGRETQIVPVLSRATALEVELARNGPLRAGVVHIAPPDRHLCVRQDGRRLFLTGEERVNYARPAADPLFESAATAFGRGVIACVLTGSDGDGAQGVSAVKAHGGTVIVQDPDTAAFQGMPQSAINTGLVDLVLPLERIAPAIAEWAGR; the protein is encoded by the coding sequence GTGAACCGCGCATCTTCGGCGAACGCCCGTGACTACCGAGCGGTCGTGGTGGTGGCCTCCTCGGCCGGTGGCGTGGAGGGCCTGCGGACGCTGCTGGGCGGCCTTGACCCCGAGCTGCCGGTGACCGTGCTGGTCGCGCAACACCTGCGCCGCGGCCGCGAGACACAGATCGTTCCTGTGCTGTCCCGTGCGACCGCGCTCGAGGTCGAGCTGGCCCGGAACGGGCCCTTGCGTGCGGGAGTCGTTCATATCGCTCCACCCGACCGGCACCTGTGCGTACGGCAGGACGGCAGGAGACTGTTCCTGACGGGCGAAGAGCGGGTGAACTACGCCCGCCCGGCCGCCGATCCACTGTTCGAATCGGCGGCGACAGCCTTCGGGCGGGGCGTCATCGCCTGCGTGCTGACCGGCTCCGACGGCGACGGCGCCCAAGGTGTCTCCGCCGTCAAGGCACACGGCGGCACCGTCATCGTGCAGGACCCGGACACCGCCGCGTTTCAGGGCATGCCCCAATCGGCGATCAACACGGGCCTCGTCGACCTCGTTCTGCCTCTCGAACGCATCGCACCGGCCATTGCGGAGTGGGCGGGCCGCTGA
- a CDS encoding SigB/SigF/SigG family RNA polymerase sigma factor: MATRHVHDDAPDTEQDFLRLANTPEGRERDTLVEQLVEAWLPMARRLAGRYRNKGENPDDLNQVAALGLVKAVERYEPGRGAFEAYAVPTITGELRRHFRDHTWDVRVPRRVQDLRNKVRVARRDLLDEPDHRHEPDLEEIAARAGLTLDEVRRGMEALESYSSLSLDAELGSSQDGGDGISLADTLGQEEPEYDLVADREAAKEGLRTLPERERSILYMRFFEDMTQSHIAQEMGVSQMHISRLISRSCAQVREYAAPDITESQQAA; the protein is encoded by the coding sequence ATGGCCACACGTCACGTGCACGACGATGCCCCTGACACCGAACAGGACTTTCTCCGGCTCGCGAACACACCCGAAGGACGCGAACGGGACACACTGGTCGAGCAGTTGGTGGAGGCCTGGCTGCCCATGGCACGCCGCCTGGCCGGCCGGTACCGCAACAAGGGTGAGAATCCCGATGACTTGAACCAGGTCGCGGCTCTGGGCCTCGTGAAGGCCGTCGAACGTTACGAACCCGGGCGCGGAGCCTTCGAGGCGTACGCGGTTCCCACGATCACCGGTGAGCTGCGCCGCCACTTCCGTGACCACACCTGGGACGTACGCGTCCCGCGGCGCGTCCAGGACCTGCGCAACAAGGTCCGTGTCGCCCGCCGGGACCTGCTCGACGAGCCCGATCACCGCCACGAACCCGACCTGGAGGAGATCGCGGCCCGGGCCGGGCTGACCCTGGACGAGGTCCGCCGGGGCATGGAGGCGCTGGAGAGTTACAGCAGCCTGTCCCTGGACGCCGAACTCGGCTCGTCCCAGGACGGAGGGGACGGAATTAGTCTCGCCGACACGCTCGGCCAGGAGGAGCCCGAGTACGATCTGGTCGCCGACCGGGAAGCAGCCAAGGAAGGCCTACGGACACTCCCGGAACGTGAGCGCTCCATCCTCTACATGCGCTTCTTCGAGGACATGACGCAGTCCCACATCGCCCAGGAAATGGGCGTCTCCCAGATGCACATCTCCCGCCTCATCAGCCGCAGCTGTGCCCAGGTACGGGAGTACGCGGCACCTGACATCACCGAGAGTCAGCAGGCTGCCTGA
- a CDS encoding glutamate--cysteine ligase 2, whose product MRSVGVEEELLLVDRDTGEARAMSSAVMAVAAREGDEAFEAELHREQLEFATSPHEATSDLAVDIAQCRRAATDHAEKLGCAAAALATSPLPVSPTVGTGARHQWLAEEFGLTTQEQLTCGCHVHVSVDSDEEGVAVLNRIRPWLSVLVALSANSPFWQGKDSGYSSYRSRVWGRWPSAGPVELFDDAAAYHRQVESMVATGVVRDEGMVYFDARLSAAHPTVEVRVADVCLEPSTTVLLAMLVRGLVETAAREWRSGEPAADHPVALLRLAAWRAGRSGLDDQLVSPLLMQPVPARTAVDSLLEHVRPALEDAGDFEEAQALVSRLLRDGNGTRLQREAFRRTGSLREVVAECVRRTHSGV is encoded by the coding sequence ATGCGCAGTGTCGGGGTGGAAGAGGAACTGCTGCTCGTCGACCGTGACACCGGCGAGGCACGCGCCATGTCGAGCGCGGTCATGGCGGTCGCCGCCCGCGAGGGCGATGAGGCCTTCGAGGCCGAACTGCACCGCGAGCAGCTGGAGTTCGCCACCAGCCCGCACGAGGCGACGTCGGATCTCGCCGTGGACATCGCCCAGTGCCGCAGGGCCGCCACCGATCACGCGGAGAAGCTGGGCTGCGCGGCCGCCGCTCTTGCCACGTCCCCGCTCCCGGTGAGTCCCACCGTGGGTACCGGTGCACGTCACCAGTGGCTGGCGGAGGAGTTCGGCCTGACCACGCAGGAGCAGCTCACCTGCGGCTGCCACGTCCATGTGTCAGTCGACTCGGACGAAGAGGGCGTCGCCGTGCTGAACCGGATCCGTCCCTGGCTGTCGGTGCTCGTCGCGCTGAGCGCCAACTCGCCGTTCTGGCAGGGCAAGGACTCCGGGTACAGCAGCTATCGCAGCCGGGTGTGGGGGCGTTGGCCGTCCGCGGGGCCGGTGGAACTCTTCGACGACGCCGCCGCGTACCACCGCCAGGTCGAGTCCATGGTCGCCACCGGTGTCGTACGGGACGAGGGCATGGTCTACTTCGACGCCCGGCTGTCGGCCGCCCACCCGACCGTCGAGGTGCGCGTCGCCGATGTGTGTCTCGAACCGTCGACGACCGTTCTGCTCGCCATGTTGGTACGTGGTCTGGTCGAGACGGCGGCACGCGAGTGGCGCTCCGGCGAACCCGCTGCCGACCACCCCGTGGCGCTCCTGCGCCTCGCGGCCTGGCGCGCAGGCCGCTCGGGCCTCGACGATCAGCTCGTGAGCCCCCTGCTGATGCAGCCCGTACCGGCCCGGACCGCCGTGGACTCGCTCCTGGAACACGTGCGGCCCGCGCTGGAGGACGCCGGTGACTTCGAAGAGGCCCAGGCACTGGTGTCCCGGCTGCTGCGCGACGGCAACGGCACCCGCCTGCAACGCGAGGCCTTCCGGCGTACGGGCAGCCTGCGGGAGGTGGTCGCGGAGTGTGTGCGCAGGACCCACAGTGGCGTGTGA
- a CDS encoding FKBP-type peptidyl-prolyl cis-trans isomerase, with protein sequence MSELTKPEVDVPEGEAPTELTIRDLVVGDGAEVKPGMVVRVHYVGVTFASGKEFDASWDRGEPFKFAVGGGKAIKGWDRGVRGMKVGGRREIIVPPRLGYGNQSPSPLIPAGSTLVFVVDLLDSYSRTTGWSNS encoded by the coding sequence ATGAGTGAACTGACGAAACCCGAGGTCGACGTTCCCGAAGGCGAAGCTCCCACCGAGCTGACCATTCGGGACCTGGTCGTCGGGGACGGGGCCGAGGTGAAGCCGGGCATGGTGGTCAGGGTCCACTATGTCGGGGTGACCTTCGCGTCCGGGAAGGAGTTCGACGCCTCCTGGGACCGGGGCGAGCCGTTCAAGTTCGCCGTGGGCGGTGGCAAGGCCATCAAGGGCTGGGACCGCGGGGTGAGGGGGATGAAGGTCGGCGGTCGGCGCGAGATCATCGTTCCCCCGCGTCTCGGCTACGGCAACCAGTCGCCCTCGCCGTTGATCCCGGCGGGCTCGACCCTGGTCTTCGTGGTGGACCTGCTCGACTCGTATTCCAGGACAACCGGGTGGAGCAACTCCTGA
- a CDS encoding sulfite exporter TauE/SafE family protein, whose product MSDVVLACAVAVAGCVQWLTGMGFALVAVPALVLLLGPNDGVLLANCAAGVVSCAGLAGGWRRVRLRAMAPFVAASVCTVPVCTWAAARLPEPVLMVVLGSLVCLAVGLVARGLRLPALGGTGGALAAGGAGGFMNAAAGVGGPPMSLYGVNAGWSMREFVPNAQFYGVVVNVVSVAAGGLPGLDRRAWWVAGAALTAGALVGWGLAGRVPERAVRVMVLGLAVAGGALAVGKGLWGL is encoded by the coding sequence GTGAGTGATGTGGTGCTGGCCTGCGCAGTCGCGGTCGCCGGATGCGTGCAGTGGCTGACCGGGATGGGCTTCGCACTGGTCGCCGTGCCCGCCCTGGTGCTTCTACTCGGCCCGAATGACGGGGTACTGCTCGCCAACTGCGCCGCGGGAGTGGTCAGTTGCGCGGGCCTGGCGGGCGGCTGGCGCCGGGTGCGACTGCGGGCGATGGCGCCGTTCGTCGCCGCGTCCGTGTGCACGGTGCCGGTGTGCACCTGGGCGGCGGCCCGGCTGCCGGAACCCGTCCTGATGGTCGTGCTCGGTTCCCTGGTCTGCCTCGCCGTCGGCCTGGTCGCGCGGGGACTGCGGCTGCCCGCCCTCGGCGGCACGGGCGGGGCGCTCGCCGCCGGCGGCGCGGGCGGATTCATGAACGCGGCGGCCGGCGTCGGCGGACCCCCGATGTCCCTGTACGGGGTGAACGCGGGCTGGTCCATGCGCGAGTTCGTGCCGAACGCCCAGTTCTACGGCGTCGTGGTGAACGTCGTCTCGGTCGCCGCCGGAGGCCTGCCGGGGCTCGACCGACGGGCCTGGTGGGTGGCGGGCGCGGCCCTCACCGCCGGTGCCCTCGTGGGCTGGGGCCTGGCCGGGCGGGTCCCCGAGCGCGCTGTCCGGGTGATGGTGCTCGGCCTCGCCGTGGCGGGCGGCGCCTTGGCCGTGGGCAAGGGGCTGTGGGGCCTCTAG
- a CDS encoding helix-turn-helix transcriptional regulator, with product MDNRQEVSAFLKSRRARITPEQAGLPVYGQRRVPGLRRGEVAMLAGMSVEYYTRMERGNLAGASDSVLDALAQALRLDDTERDHLYALARTAGSSPARGRRRSKRATVRPSVLRIVEGLHDQPAYVRNNRMDILAANPLARALHCELFATATEPVNTCRFVFLDPRATRLYPDWERVAREGVGVLRVEVAKNPYDRELSNLIGELSTRSDAFRTMWGAQDVHVFTEGTKRFLHPAVGEMELVHETLDLPGDDGLSITVYSADPGTPAADALRLLASWAATQRQETAAEQSGAEG from the coding sequence ATGGACAACCGGCAAGAAGTCAGTGCATTCCTGAAATCGCGCCGCGCCAGGATCACCCCGGAGCAGGCGGGTCTGCCCGTGTACGGGCAGCGGCGGGTGCCCGGGCTGCGCCGGGGAGAGGTCGCGATGCTCGCCGGGATGAGCGTCGAGTACTACACGCGCATGGAGCGCGGCAATCTCGCGGGGGCCTCCGACAGCGTCCTGGACGCCCTCGCTCAGGCCTTGCGCCTGGACGACACCGAGCGGGACCACCTGTACGCCCTGGCGCGGACGGCCGGCAGCAGCCCGGCGCGCGGCCGGCGCCGCTCGAAGAGGGCGACCGTTCGGCCCAGTGTGCTGCGCATCGTCGAGGGCCTGCACGACCAGCCCGCGTACGTACGCAACAACCGTATGGACATCCTGGCCGCCAATCCGCTTGCGCGGGCCCTGCACTGCGAGCTGTTCGCGACCGCGACCGAGCCGGTCAACACCTGCCGGTTCGTCTTCCTCGACCCGCGGGCCACCCGCCTCTACCCCGACTGGGAACGGGTGGCCCGCGAAGGCGTGGGGGTGCTGCGGGTCGAGGTCGCCAAGAACCCCTACGACCGTGAGCTGTCGAACCTGATCGGTGAGCTGTCGACCCGCAGTGACGCCTTCCGCACCATGTGGGGCGCGCAGGACGTGCACGTCTTCACCGAGGGCACGAAGCGGTTCCTGCATCCGGCGGTGGGCGAGATGGAGCTGGTCCACGAGACCTTGGACCTGCCCGGTGACGACGGCCTGTCCATCACCGTCTACAGCGCCGATCCCGGGACACCCGCCGCCGACGCCCTGCGGCTCCTGGCCAGCTGGGCCGCCACCCAACGGCAGGAAACGGCCGCGGAGCAGTCCGGCGCCGAGGGCTGA
- a CDS encoding MFS transporter, translated as MTSAASPSPTTGQGPTAGTSPEHDGSAPVLTEKVKLPPVVWLLGAITFIMGTSEMIVTGLLPQLSGALGVTVSSAGMLITIFAVGMMIGAPVMSLATLRLPRRNALIAALLVFAAGHVVGALSSGLGLAMVGRFAAALGNGTFWAVGAVIATAAAGPAAGTRAMGVMVGGTTLANVVGVPLGTAAGQLSGWQTPFWVLAALAVIAAAVIVRRLPADRGGADGTLRAETASLKHPRLWLVYLAIALIQGGVMAAYSYVAPLLTDRAGLAEAAVPLAMLGFGAGALAGTTLGGRRGDSKPYGTLIPATAATAAILAAITLWATSSVLAVVLVVLLGAAGFATNPVVVGEVVRVAGAGRALPMALATSAFQVGIALGSWLGGAALTSALSLQGPPLTGMILALLALVPLGLLAASRRKAGTVTQS; from the coding sequence GTGACTTCCGCCGCGTCCCCCTCCCCCACCACCGGGCAAGGCCCCACAGCCGGCACTTCGCCGGAGCACGACGGCAGCGCGCCCGTCCTCACAGAGAAGGTCAAACTGCCGCCGGTGGTATGGCTGTTGGGTGCCATCACCTTCATCATGGGCACCAGCGAGATGATCGTCACCGGCCTGCTGCCGCAGCTCTCCGGCGCCCTCGGGGTGACCGTGTCCAGCGCCGGAATGCTGATCACCATCTTCGCCGTCGGCATGATGATCGGCGCCCCGGTGATGTCCCTGGCCACCCTGCGCCTGCCACGCCGCAACGCATTGATCGCCGCACTGCTCGTCTTCGCCGCCGGCCACGTCGTCGGCGCCCTGAGCTCCGGCCTGGGGCTCGCCATGGTGGGCCGGTTCGCCGCGGCGCTGGGCAACGGCACCTTCTGGGCCGTGGGCGCGGTGATCGCGACCGCCGCCGCGGGCCCGGCCGCCGGCACCCGCGCCATGGGCGTCATGGTCGGCGGCACCACCCTCGCCAACGTCGTCGGCGTGCCCCTGGGCACCGCCGCCGGCCAGCTGTCCGGCTGGCAGACCCCCTTCTGGGTGCTCGCCGCCCTCGCCGTGATCGCCGCCGCTGTGATCGTGCGCCGGCTGCCCGCCGACCGTGGTGGGGCCGACGGCACGCTGCGCGCCGAGACGGCCTCGCTCAAGCACCCGCGCCTGTGGCTGGTCTACCTGGCCATCGCGCTCATCCAGGGCGGCGTCATGGCCGCCTACAGCTACGTCGCCCCGCTGCTGACCGACCGCGCCGGCCTCGCCGAGGCGGCGGTACCACTGGCCATGCTCGGCTTCGGCGCCGGCGCGCTGGCCGGCACCACGCTCGGCGGCCGCCGCGGCGACAGCAAGCCCTACGGCACCCTCATCCCCGCCACCGCGGCTACAGCCGCGATCCTGGCCGCGATCACCCTGTGGGCGACCAGCAGCGTTCTCGCCGTGGTCCTGGTCGTGCTGCTCGGCGCCGCCGGCTTCGCGACCAATCCGGTCGTGGTCGGTGAGGTGGTCCGCGTCGCCGGAGCCGGCCGGGCCCTGCCCATGGCGCTGGCCACGTCCGCGTTCCAGGTCGGCATCGCCCTCGGCTCCTGGCTCGGGGGCGCCGCCCTCACCTCCGCCTTGTCCCTGCAGGGGCCGCCGCTGACCGGCATGATCCTCGCCCTTCTGGCGCTGGTGCCGCTGGGCCTGCTGGCCGCCTCGCGGCGCAAGGCGGGAACGGTGACGCAGAGCTGA
- a CDS encoding FAD-dependent oxidoreductase: MQGKTAVVLGGSVAGLCAAGALARHFDKVIVLERDQLPPDAEHRRGVPQSKHPHFLLNSGRRAIGEIFPGFEDALIAAGGMLLMPSLDAAYCENDGWAARKSSSMTMVYSSRVLIERVLRDKVRELPAIEIREGVAVTGLRTSVGDTTPGRVAGVEFRTEDGSGSLDAELVVDALGRGSSVADWLSGAGWPAAEERTLDAKVTYTSRWYDLPPADRRPASWWWKHLVVTPTQDTGGHPEEHEFLSNFFPIEGDRAIVCMGAWGLRMPRDVDTFEAAADRVRAAAFGRAMHDSTPTSEVHLTRSTGNKWRRFDLLDRPPLGLVSVGDSICAFNPFYAQGMSSAARSALILAELLRARDTLDGTFFREFLDRQKESLDVPWMLAMARDQAYDFATGTEVVPGWRRRIAARMSWPVFNATTATSREDDYVDRTFTAVFNLDKSLREMATDPRFWLRIARYKVRELRGRTVVPHGFDDQQDPPGTDFTGITKANSRTYENRSPATETDLVND, translated from the coding sequence ATGCAGGGAAAGACCGCCGTGGTGCTCGGTGGCAGCGTCGCGGGACTGTGCGCCGCGGGTGCGCTCGCGCGCCATTTCGACAAGGTGATCGTCCTGGAACGGGACCAACTCCCGCCGGACGCCGAGCATCGACGCGGTGTACCGCAGAGCAAGCACCCGCACTTCCTGCTCAACTCCGGGCGCCGCGCGATCGGTGAGATCTTCCCCGGCTTCGAGGACGCGCTGATCGCCGCCGGCGGCATGCTCCTGATGCCGTCGCTGGACGCGGCGTACTGCGAGAACGACGGCTGGGCCGCGCGCAAGTCCAGTTCGATGACGATGGTCTACAGCTCCCGCGTGCTCATCGAGCGGGTCCTGCGCGACAAGGTCCGTGAGCTCCCTGCCATCGAGATCCGCGAGGGCGTGGCCGTCACCGGACTGCGTACCAGCGTGGGCGACACAACACCCGGGCGCGTAGCAGGAGTTGAGTTCCGTACGGAGGACGGCTCGGGTTCGCTGGACGCCGAGCTCGTCGTCGACGCGCTGGGGCGGGGCTCCTCCGTGGCGGACTGGCTGAGTGGGGCGGGGTGGCCGGCGGCCGAGGAGAGGACCCTCGACGCCAAGGTCACCTACACCTCACGGTGGTACGACCTGCCGCCCGCCGACCGGCGTCCCGCGTCGTGGTGGTGGAAGCACCTGGTCGTCACCCCGACCCAGGACACCGGCGGCCACCCCGAGGAGCACGAGTTCCTCAGCAACTTCTTCCCGATCGAGGGTGATCGGGCCATCGTGTGCATGGGGGCGTGGGGCCTGCGGATGCCGCGCGACGTGGACACGTTCGAGGCCGCGGCGGACCGTGTGCGGGCGGCGGCCTTCGGGCGGGCGATGCACGACAGCACGCCCACGTCCGAAGTGCACCTGACCCGCTCGACCGGAAACAAGTGGCGCCGCTTCGACCTGCTGGACCGGCCGCCCCTCGGCCTGGTGAGTGTCGGTGACTCCATCTGCGCGTTCAATCCGTTCTACGCCCAGGGCATGAGCTCGGCGGCCCGTTCCGCGCTCATCCTCGCCGAGCTGCTGCGCGCCCGCGACACCCTCGACGGCACCTTCTTCCGCGAGTTCCTCGATCGGCAGAAGGAGTCGCTCGACGTGCCCTGGATGCTCGCGATGGCGCGCGACCAGGCCTACGACTTCGCGACCGGCACCGAAGTCGTCCCCGGCTGGCGCCGCAGGATCGCTGCACGCATGAGCTGGCCGGTCTTCAACGCGACCACCGCCACGAGCCGCGAGGACGACTACGTGGACCGGACGTTCACCGCCGTCTTCAACCTCGACAAGTCGCTGCGGGAGATGGCCACCGACCCGCGCTTCTGGCTCCGTATCGCGCGCTACAAGGTGCGCGAGCTGCGCGGCCGCACGGTCGTTCCCCACGGCTTCGACGACCAACAGGACCCGCCCGGAACCGACTTCACCGGCATCACGAAGGCCAACTCCCGGACCTACGAGAACCGTTCGCCCGCCACCGAGACCGACCTCGTCAACGACTGA
- a CDS encoding TetR/AcrR family transcriptional regulator, translating to MGHHGWGGRPPASDAEARQRIIDATARCVDRHGVTKTTLSDVAAELGVTRQTVYRHFGRLSDIVAEVAAQGAESFVDLMIAHLQGITEPAEAVVEGMVFCVRTIPTEPRLSLLLQLGDTTAFGRGATTSDTIGYGARMLRRFPVDWAAAGVGDKDLDGLAEMIMRLLTSLLQHPGEPPQDETRLRTLLNRWLAPALSRTAASAGVTGDSA from the coding sequence ATGGGGCACCACGGCTGGGGAGGCCGACCTCCCGCATCGGACGCGGAGGCACGGCAGCGGATCATCGACGCGACCGCCCGCTGCGTCGACCGGCACGGCGTCACGAAAACGACCCTGTCCGACGTCGCGGCCGAACTCGGCGTCACCCGCCAGACCGTGTACCGCCACTTCGGGCGACTCAGCGACATCGTCGCCGAGGTGGCGGCCCAGGGCGCCGAGTCGTTCGTCGACCTGATGATCGCGCACCTGCAAGGCATCACGGAACCGGCCGAAGCCGTCGTCGAGGGCATGGTCTTCTGCGTACGGACCATCCCCACCGAGCCACGCCTGAGCCTTCTGCTGCAACTCGGCGACACCACCGCCTTCGGCCGCGGCGCCACCACCAGTGACACCATCGGCTACGGCGCCAGGATGCTGCGGCGCTTCCCCGTCGACTGGGCCGCCGCGGGCGTCGGCGACAAGGACCTCGACGGCCTCGCCGAGATGATCATGCGGCTCCTGACCTCACTGCTCCAGCACCCCGGTGAGCCACCACAGGACGAGACCCGACTCCGCACCCTCCTCAACCGCTGGCTGGCCCCGGCCCTGTCCCGGACGGCGGCGTCGGCGGGCGTGACGGGTGACTCGGCCTGA